A window from Apostichopus japonicus isolate 1M-3 chromosome 2, ASM3797524v1, whole genome shotgun sequence encodes these proteins:
- the LOC139983376 gene encoding uncharacterized protein yields MVVVSGEDGVPLLPLTSHNRQLETLRKVQQARDIEAGRTDADVILAERGFDDDIDGEFLLHASPKQRRKTILVIEDGCLMVLDYLQIYALIMAMALRWPWPTDWLYSTRFLFLFNLDIWEFLKVNTAGVLTAARDGFIDSSLIRFDYRILLLFWAVLSLVSVATYVGFYLGMNYQKKYNFMLQVAKLKRVFVMLAEIFAVPLGVAFAKVFHCNADGNMDVHNETECGSIEHIAYACVGIVVVSGIFILLPIWMILKIRGQIFSYKSERHEGYMQLKESEYAHSLDLIWAFNLYHLFSSFRLFWVYYRPVMFLLKLAFILAYGTLLWYPTWQVGCFAVPILLMFVVSLVKWPFRVTSFNPQLSITLFCLLLLASLGVVQNAESSDSVFFQPTFLVSELLVVNCFWLGFTFLWLAYILLRYSGLLCKSRPLWPQMDNSRCEKMAENTRKYLRALLCGRVVLEQALTTSKLFSPAHEVSRQIQIINAYCREAELLDDPIHDALWDLLDELLEAHATIAPFSLFAESVKPSIRVTAKELMKLLPSFKERLAQREYDFILVSPMKKRMLLKMYALGVFMNGRDLGRERQTFQSETVQRLYNPKTSVVLQHRQVQGDDGNYVNFNVEDDEIPNNYKRQQQLREAGLILTGIQEEEEHDDDDAIDDEPGSIRYTDSDLVSSINDQDMEDLREMMAGIPSRPGTGVSSSKNSLDPTSSGTLSATSRKSTDLKGADNGESQA; encoded by the exons ATGGTGGTCGTTTCTGGAGAAGACGGAGTACCCTTGCTGCCTCTGACATCCCACAACCGCCAGTTAGAGACACTTCGTAAGGTCCAACAAGCTCGGGACATTGAGGCAGGCAGGACAGATGCAGATGTCATACTGGCAGAGAGAGGTTTTGATGATGACATTGATGGGGAGTTCCTACTGCATGCCTCACCTAAGCAGAGGAGGAAGACCATACTGGTGATAGAGGATGGCTGTCTCATGGTTTTGGATTATTTGCAAATTTATGCCCTCATTATGGCCATGGCCCTTCGATGGCCTTGGCCGACAGACTGGCTTTATTCTACCagatttctctttctcttcaaTTTGGACATCTGGGAATTTCTGAAAGTCAACACCGCAGGTGTATTAACTGCAGCTCGAGACGGGTTCATCGACAGTTCCTTGATCCGATTCGACTACCGCATTCTTCTCTTGTTCTGGGCAGTTTTGTCTCTTGTGAGTGTCGCAACCTACGTAGGGTTCTATCTCGGCATGAACTATCAAAAGAAGTACAATTTCATGTTGCAGGTAGCCAAACTGAAAAGAGTATTTGTGATGTTGGCCGAAATTTTTGCTGTTCCTCTCGGCGTCGCATTTGCCAAGGTCTTCCATTGCAATGCAGATGGCAACATGGATGTTCACAACGAGACAGAGTGCGGTAGCATCGAGCACATTGCATATGCCTGTGTCGGAATCGTGGTCGTTTCGGGCATCTTCATCCTCCTTCCGATCTGGATGATCTTGAAGATACGTGGGCAGATCTTCAGCTATAAATCCGAACGCCATGAAGGTTACATGCAACTCAAGGAGTCGGAATATGCACATTCCCTAGATCTCATCTGGGCCTTCAATCTCTACCATCTATTTTCCTCCTTTCGTCTGTTCTGGGTGTATTACAGGCCAGTCATGTTCTTGCTCAAGTTGGCCTTTATTTTAGCTTACGGTACTCTGCTCTGGTACCCTACCTGGCAGGTAGGTTGCTTTGCCGTCCCCATTCTACTCATGTTCGTCGTCTCTCTCGTCAAATGGCCGTTCAGAGTTACCTCGTTCAACCCCCAGCTCTCCATCACCTTGTTCTGTTTACTGCTGTTGGCTTCCCTCGGAGTCGTACAGAATGCAGAGTCTTCCGATTCTGTCTTCTTCCAGCCAACGTTTCTCGTGTCCGAACTGTTGGTCGTTAACTGCTTCTGGTTGGGCTTTACGTTCCTGTGGTTGGCGTACATACTGCTGCGCTATTCCGGACTGCTGTGTAAATCCAGACCGCTCTGGCCTCAGATGGACAACAGTCGTTGTGAGAAGATGGCAGAGAATACCAGAAAGTACTTGCGGGCATTGCTCTGCGGTAGGGTCGTATTGGAACAGGCCCTGACCACCAGTAAACTGTTCAGCCCTGCTCATGAAGTGTCTCGTCAAATTCAGATCATCAACGCATACTGCAGAGAAGCCGAACTGCTCGACGATCCGATACACGATGCACTCTGGGATCTCTTAGACGAACTGCTAGAGGCACACGCTACCATCGCACCCTTCTCTCTGTTTGCCGAATCGGTGAAGCCGTCGATTAGAGTGACCGCGAAAGAACTGATGAAGCTGCTACCTTCCTTCAAAGAGAGACTGGCTCAGAGGGAGTACGATTTCATTCTGGTGTCTCCAATGAAAAAGCGCATGCTTCTTAAGATGTATGCACTAG GTGTCTTCATGAATGGCAGAGATCTTGGAAGAGAAAGGCAAACTTTCCAATCAGAAACTGTGCAAAGATTATACAATCCTAAAACATCTGTTGTCCTTCAGCATAGACAAGTTCAAG GTGATGATGGGAATTATGTCAATTTCAATGTGGAGGATGACGAGATACCAAACAATTACAAGAGACAGCAACAACTCCGAGAGGCGGGACTCATCCTCACAGGAATCCAAGAAGAGGAGgagcatgatgatgatgatgctataGACGATGAACCCGGAAGCATCAGATACACAGAT AGTGACCTAGTGTCATCCATTAATGATCAAGACATGGAAGACTTAAGAGAGATGATGGCAGGTATACCCAGCAGACCAGGGACTGGTGTCAGCTCATCTAAAAACAG TCTGGATCCTACATCTTCGGGAACTCTATCTGCCACATCAAGAAAGTCGACAGATTTGAAAGGCGCCGACAACGGAGAATCCCAAGCCTGA